From Salvelinus namaycush isolate Seneca chromosome 2, SaNama_1.0, whole genome shotgun sequence, one genomic window encodes:
- the LOC120027998 gene encoding nucleus accumbens-associated protein 1-like yields MAQTLQMAIPNFGNNVLECLNEQRLQGLYCDVSVVVKGHAFKAHRAVLAASSSYFRDLFNAGGKSSVVELPPAVQPQSFQQILAFCYTGRLSMNVGDQFLLMYTAGFLQIQQIMEKGTEFFLKVSSPSCDSQGLHAEETPLSEPQSPVTQTTGGGAGVVSSAACRPASCLTPLPLVLRVKTEQSGTTPQPTPQSQQQEATSYSVVCSPVAKRLWEGGNRGDGGGGSGGGGSRKAARYSSSSASSNNCNSQDAMGRNVVNHSNHNNNNSNHNSSSVGTPDGTSPGTLSIYTSDSPLSYHDDEEEEEVTDDSAEEQYRQICNMYTMYSMLNVGATVAGERVESLPEHLTAETRGGRGVRLRQDLASLPAELITQIGNRCHPRLYEEGDPAERLELVTGTSVFISRAQLMNCHVSAGTRHKVLLRRLLASFFDRSTLANSCGTGIRSSTNDPSRKPLDSRVLHAVKFYCQNFAPSFKESEMNAIAADMCTNARRVVRKSWIPKLKLLMAEGDAYSAFLQSDAVKMEADALGAEHGFDPNSLAEEAAAANSDAGPSSGEGLQGVVGGDGSTLF; encoded by the exons ATGGCTCAGACGCTACAGATGGCGATCCCTAACTTTGGCAACAACGTGTTGGAGTGTCTCAATGAGCAGAGGCTCCAGGGGCTCTACTGCGACGTCTCCGTGGTTGTCAAGGGACACGCCTTCAAG GCGCACCGGGCGGTCCTGGCGGCCAGTAGCTCCTACTTCCGGGACCTGTTCAACGCTGGAGGGAAGAGCAGTGTGGTGGAGCTACCCCCGGCCGTCCAGCCCCAGAGCTTCCAACAGATCCTAGCCTTCTGCTACACAGGCCGCCTCAGCATGAACGTGGGGGACCAGTTCCTCCTCATGTACACCGCAGGCTTCCTGCAGATTCAGCAGATCATGGAGAAGGGCACAGAGTTCTTCCTTAAG GTCTCCTCCCCTAGCTGTGACTCCCAGGGTCTTCATGCAGAAGAGACTCCGCTGTCCGAGCCCCAGAGCCCTGTCACTCAAACCACAGGGGGAGGGGCTGGGGTGGTTTCCTCGGCAGCATGTAGGCCCGCCTCCTGCCTGACACCCCTCCCCCTGGTGTTGAGGGTGAAGACGGAGCAGAGCGGGACTACGCCACAACCCACACCACAGTCACAGCAG CAGGAGGCCACGTCCTACTCGGTGGTGTGCAGCCCTGTCGCCAAGCGCCTGTGGGAGGGGGGCAACCGCGGTGACGGGGGAGGGGGGTCGGGAGGAGGGGGGTCCAGGAAAGCCGCCCGCTACTCTTCCTCCTCCGCCTCATCAAACAACTGCAACTCCCAAGATGCAATGGGCAGAAATGTTGTTAACCACAGTaaccataacaacaacaacagtaaccataACAGCAGCAGCGTGGGGACGCCGGACGGAACGAGTCCGGGGACGCTGAGCATATACACCAGCGACTCGCCCCTTAGTTACCACGAtgacgaggaggaagaggaagtgaCCGACGACAGCGCCGAAGAGCAGTACAGGCAGATCTGTAACATgtacacaatgtacagtatgctCAATGTGGGCGCCACAG TAGCAGGCGAGCGTGTGGAGTCCCTACCGGAGCACCTCACGGCCGAGACCCGGGGCGGCAGGGGGGTGAGGCTACGCCAGGATCTGGCTTCGCTACCTGCCGAACTCATCACCCAGATAG GTAACCGGTGCCACCCGCGGCTGTACGAGGAGGGTGACCCTGCAGAGAGGCTGGAGCTGGTGACGGGTACCTCCGTGTTCATCTCCCGCGCCCAGCTCATGAACTGTCACGTCAGCGCCGGCACGCGGCACAAGGTCCTACTGAGGAGGCTGCTGGCCTCTTTCTTCGACAG GAGTACTCTAGCTAACAGCTGTGGGACGGGGATCCGCTCGTCTACAAACGACCCCAGCCGCAAGCCCCTGGACAGCAGAGTACTGCACGCCGTCAAGT TTTACTGCCAGAACTTTGCGCCGAGCTTCAAGGAGAGCGAGATGAACGCCATTGCGGCTGACATGTGCACTAATGCCCGCCGGGTCGTCAGGAAGTCCTGGATCCCGAAGCTCAAGCTCCTCATGGCCGAGGGTGACGCCTACTCCGCTTTCCTCCAATCAGACGCCGTCAAGATGGAGGCCGATGCCCTGGGGGCGGAGCATGGGTTCGACCCAAACTCCCTGGCAGAAGAGGCGGCGGCAGCCAATAGCGATGCGGGACCTTCTTCGGGGGAGGGGTTACAAGGCGTTGTGGGCGGAGACGGCAGCACTTTGTTTTAA